Proteins from one Devosia chinhatensis genomic window:
- a CDS encoding 2-hydroxyacid dehydrogenase translates to MTSSKAKILVTRRLPASIEARMATLFETDVNEADTALTPDDILFGLEGKDVLVSTITDRIDAGLIARLPQSVRLIAQFGNGVDNIDLDAAWSAGLTVTNTPSVLTEDTADMATALMLALPRRLLEGTQMLLQDRAWAGWSPTSMLGHRLRGKALGIVGMGRIGTAVASRARAFGLSIHYYSRKRRPPGIETPLEATYWDDLDAMLAAVDIVTLHTPLTRDTHHILSARRLASMKPGSHLVNVSRPELLDEAALIEQLEAGHLAGAALDVFENHDGINPRLLDLAQQGRVALTAHMASATLEARIEMGETVIVNIRTFMDGHQPPHRLLPETPVPRGPQA, encoded by the coding sequence ATGACATCCAGCAAAGCCAAGATTCTTGTCACGAGGCGCCTGCCCGCGAGCATCGAAGCCCGCATGGCGACCTTGTTCGAGACTGACGTCAATGAGGCCGACACCGCGCTGACGCCGGACGATATCCTGTTCGGGCTCGAGGGCAAGGATGTCCTGGTCTCAACCATCACCGACCGCATCGATGCCGGGCTGATCGCCCGCCTGCCGCAAAGCGTGCGGCTGATTGCCCAGTTCGGCAATGGCGTCGACAACATCGACCTCGATGCAGCCTGGTCGGCCGGGCTGACCGTCACCAATACGCCCTCGGTCCTGACCGAGGACACCGCCGACATGGCCACGGCACTGATGCTGGCCCTGCCGCGGCGCCTGCTCGAAGGCACGCAGATGCTGCTGCAGGACCGCGCCTGGGCCGGCTGGTCGCCGACTTCAATGCTGGGACACCGCCTGCGTGGCAAGGCCCTGGGTATCGTCGGAATGGGGCGCATCGGCACGGCTGTTGCCAGCCGGGCGCGTGCCTTCGGCCTTTCCATTCATTATTATTCCCGCAAGCGTCGGCCACCGGGCATAGAAACGCCGCTTGAAGCGACTTACTGGGACGATCTCGACGCCATGCTGGCCGCCGTGGACATCGTGACCCTTCACACGCCGCTGACGCGTGACACGCACCACATTCTTTCGGCCCGGCGCTTAGCCAGCATGAAGCCGGGTTCTCACCTGGTCAATGTCAGCCGGCCGGAACTGCTCGACGAGGCCGCCCTCATCGAGCAGCTGGAAGCCGGCCACCTTGCCGGGGCCGCGCTGGACGTGTTCGAGAACCATGACGGGATCAATCCGCGCCTGCTCGACCTGGCCCAGCAGGGACGGGTAGCCCTGACCGCGCATATGGCATCGGCCACGCTCGAAGCCCGCATCGAGATGGGCGAAACCGTCATCGTCAATATCCGCACCTTCATGGACGGGCATCAGCCGCCCCATCGCCTGCTGCCCGAGACCCCGGTGCCGCGCGGCCCGCAGGCGTGA
- a CDS encoding SH3 domain-containing protein, with the protein MIGQIHPICKVMFGLPAISGLVRPFLLTFLALALLVPVAPSAPLAQDNPSGLPLPRFVSTRSSPINVRVGPGTRYEIAWNFLVPGVPVEIIQEFDTWRKIRDSEGDEGWVHQSLLVGTRIGYATPLLANGEVEMRANPSEGAPLRARLASGVKVTISACNGEWCQVSAGQPHERASYNGWVRQAELWGVYPDEDFD; encoded by the coding sequence GTGATAGGACAAATCCATCCCATCTGCAAAGTGATGTTCGGTTTGCCCGCTATTTCGGGCCTTGTGCGCCCTTTTCTGCTGACGTTTCTGGCTCTGGCGCTTCTCGTTCCGGTGGCGCCTTCGGCACCTCTGGCACAGGATAATCCCAGTGGCTTGCCCTTGCCGCGCTTTGTCAGCACGCGCTCCAGTCCCATCAACGTCCGTGTCGGGCCGGGGACGCGCTATGAGATCGCCTGGAACTTCCTCGTGCCAGGCGTGCCGGTGGAAATCATCCAGGAATTCGACACCTGGCGCAAAATCCGTGACAGCGAGGGGGACGAGGGCTGGGTCCACCAGAGCCTGCTCGTGGGCACGCGCATCGGCTATGCCACCCCCCTCCTGGCCAATGGCGAAGTCGAAATGCGGGCCAATCCGTCCGAGGGAGCGCCCCTGCGCGCTCGCCTGGCATCCGGTGTGAAGGTGACGATCAGCGCCTGCAACGGTGAGTGGTGTCAGGTTTCGGCCGGCCAGCCGCATGAACGCGCCAGCTATAACGGTTGGGTGCGCCAGGCCGAACTCTGGGGTGTCTACCCCGATGAGGACTTCGACTGA
- a CDS encoding FAD-binding and (Fe-S)-binding domain-containing protein: MQTTAIASIQPKAPHPDKLAAGERIATRLRPVIKGSIHTDPLMTYAWSGDASSYRLIPAVVVFINSEDEVRAVFRAARAEGLPVTFRAAGTSLSGQAVTDGVLAVLGDGWRQLHILDGAERITLGPAIIVAEANKALKPFDRKIGPDPASQATCKIGGVVNNNSSGMCCGVAQNTYHTMARLRIVLADGTMLDSGDAESCAAFRASHASMLEAISALHRDVMADADLVALIRKKYRIKNTVGYSLNALVDYHDPLDILIHLMVGSEGTLGFVSEVTYNTVPEHPYKATGLIPFPDPQSAGRAIIEMANGGVQATTGITAAEYIERRALATVEHLAPMAPLLPWLTENSPAVLIDVTAPDAATLAVEVAKAEELLGRHGATHVEFSTDEKRSHALWDIRKGFFTSGGAARPKGTSMLTEDVAAPIERLAEFVVDMRDLLDRHGYHDAIIFGHALAGNLHFQMSDNFAEAGAAERFDALNQELSELVSIRYGGSLKAEHGTGRAIAPFVEAEWGSKAYAIMHAIKTIFDPEGLLNPGVLLNADKKVHIKNLKIMPLADELVDLCIECGFCEPACPSHHMTLTPRQRIAVTRERARLRASGEDPARLARFEADFQYAGLDTCAACNLCALRCPVGIETGTMIIGERAKRRGGTAHMVARLAADHRGSVETLMRGGLAVADAARAVIPAPAVEALTETGRRLTGKRLPRVSRALHRGPGAPRARDTRQDPRRSGVPVPIAQTGRPSIVYFPACPSRMFGAPSTEHDLLSTPEAMVVLLERAGYDVIRPEQTNGQCCGQPFQSKGFPEDAARVGGALRSELSTLSDGGRLPVVTDASTCAKHLKDFPGDASVADSAQFLMSHVLGKVTITQKLPSLAVHHNCSAQRLAEQPMTEAIAAACADEVTVLSSITCCGYAGDKGLFVPELNAHATRRVRPQIPDGCTLGVSTVSTCASGLSEHAGIAFVSLASLLEWATR, from the coding sequence ATGCAGACCACCGCCATTGCCTCGATACAGCCCAAGGCTCCCCACCCCGACAAGCTCGCCGCAGGCGAGCGCATCGCGACCCGTCTAAGGCCAGTGATAAAGGGCAGTATCCATACTGACCCGCTTATGACCTATGCCTGGAGCGGGGACGCCAGTTCCTATCGCCTCATCCCGGCAGTGGTGGTGTTCATCAATAGCGAGGACGAGGTGCGTGCGGTGTTCAGAGCTGCCCGCGCCGAAGGCCTGCCGGTGACGTTTCGCGCTGCGGGGACGTCGCTTTCGGGGCAGGCTGTTACCGATGGGGTCCTGGCCGTCCTCGGCGACGGTTGGCGGCAGTTGCACATTCTCGATGGCGCTGAGCGCATCACGCTGGGGCCGGCCATCATCGTGGCCGAGGCCAATAAGGCGCTCAAGCCTTTCGACCGCAAGATCGGCCCGGACCCCGCGAGCCAGGCCACCTGCAAGATTGGTGGCGTGGTCAACAACAATTCATCCGGCATGTGCTGCGGGGTTGCGCAGAATACCTATCACACCATGGCCCGCCTCAGGATCGTGCTGGCTGACGGGACCATGCTCGATTCGGGTGATGCCGAGAGCTGCGCGGCCTTTCGCGCCAGCCATGCCAGCATGCTCGAGGCGATCAGTGCGCTGCACCGTGACGTCATGGCTGATGCCGATCTGGTCGCACTGATCCGGAAAAAGTACCGGATCAAAAACACGGTCGGCTATTCCCTCAATGCGCTGGTCGATTATCATGACCCGCTTGATATTCTCATTCACCTGATGGTGGGCTCTGAGGGAACACTCGGCTTTGTCTCCGAGGTCACCTACAACACGGTTCCCGAACATCCCTACAAGGCCACCGGCCTCATTCCCTTCCCCGACCCGCAATCGGCGGGTCGCGCCATTATCGAAATGGCCAATGGCGGCGTGCAGGCGACGACGGGGATCACCGCTGCCGAATATATCGAGCGCCGGGCGCTGGCGACGGTGGAGCACCTGGCGCCCATGGCCCCGCTCCTGCCCTGGCTTACCGAGAATTCGCCGGCCGTACTGATCGATGTCACGGCGCCAGATGCGGCCACGTTGGCCGTGGAAGTGGCGAAGGCGGAAGAGCTTCTGGGGCGCCACGGCGCCACGCATGTCGAGTTCTCGACCGACGAAAAACGCAGCCATGCCCTTTGGGATATCCGCAAGGGCTTTTTCACTTCGGGCGGCGCGGCGCGGCCCAAGGGCACCTCGATGCTCACCGAAGACGTGGCGGCGCCCATCGAGCGGCTTGCCGAATTCGTGGTGGACATGCGCGACCTGCTCGACCGGCACGGCTATCACGATGCCATCATTTTCGGGCATGCCCTGGCCGGCAATTTGCATTTCCAGATGAGCGACAATTTCGCCGAGGCCGGCGCGGCAGAACGGTTCGATGCGCTCAACCAGGAATTGTCCGAACTTGTCTCGATCCGCTATGGCGGCTCGCTCAAGGCCGAACATGGCACCGGCCGGGCAATCGCTCCATTCGTGGAAGCCGAGTGGGGCAGCAAGGCCTATGCGATCATGCACGCGATCAAGACGATCTTCGACCCCGAGGGGCTGCTCAATCCTGGCGTGCTGCTCAATGCCGACAAGAAGGTGCACATCAAGAACCTCAAGATCATGCCGCTGGCCGACGAACTGGTCGATCTGTGCATCGAGTGCGGCTTCTGCGAACCCGCCTGCCCCAGCCATCACATGACCCTGACCCCGCGACAGCGCATTGCGGTAACGCGTGAGCGCGCACGCCTGCGCGCCAGCGGGGAGGACCCGGCGCGGCTGGCCCGGTTCGAGGCCGATTTCCAATATGCCGGGCTCGATACCTGCGCGGCCTGCAATCTCTGCGCCCTGCGCTGCCCGGTTGGCATCGAAACGGGCACCATGATCATCGGCGAACGCGCGAAGCGGCGTGGCGGAACGGCCCATATGGTGGCTCGGCTGGCTGCCGACCATCGCGGCAGTGTCGAAACGCTGATGCGCGGCGGTCTTGCCGTGGCCGATGCAGCCCGCGCTGTCATCCCCGCCCCCGCCGTCGAGGCCCTGACCGAAACGGGACGTCGCCTCACCGGCAAAAGACTGCCGCGGGTCTCCCGCGCCTTGCATCGCGGACCGGGGGCACCCAGAGCCCGCGATACACGACAAGATCCGCGACGGAGCGGCGTGCCAGTGCCGATCGCGCAGACTGGCCGCCCGAGCATCGTCTATTTTCCTGCCTGCCCCAGCCGGATGTTCGGCGCACCCAGCACCGAGCATGATCTGCTCTCGACGCCGGAGGCGATGGTCGTCCTGCTCGAACGTGCGGGCTATGACGTCATCCGGCCCGAGCAGACCAATGGCCAATGTTGCGGCCAGCCTTTCCAATCAAAGGGCTTTCCGGAAGACGCTGCAAGGGTGGGCGGTGCGCTGAGGTCAGAGCTTTCAACCCTTAGCGACGGCGGCCGGCTGCCGGTCGTGACCGATGCATCCACCTGCGCCAAGCATCTCAAGGACTTCCCCGGCGACGCGAGCGTTGCAGATTCCGCGCAATTCCTCATGAGCCATGTGCTGGGCAAGGTCACGATCACGCAGAAACTGCCCTCGCTCGCCGTACATCACAATTGTTCGGCGCAAAGGCTGGCTGAACAACCGATGACCGAAGCGATTGCGGCTGCCTGTGCCGACGAGGTGACGGTCTTGTCCTCGATCACCTGCTGCGGCTATGCCGGAGACAAGGGGCTGTTCGTGCCCGAGCTCAATGCGCATGCGACGCGGCGCGTTCGTCCGCAAATTCCGGATGGCTGCACGCTGGGTGTCTCCACCGTCTCGACCTGCGCCTCAGGCCTCAGCGAACACGCCGGCATTGCCTTTGTCAGCCTCGCCAGCCTGCTCGAATGGGCGACGCGGTAG
- a CDS encoding LysR family transcriptional regulator, whose protein sequence is MDKLLNQFLAVADAGTLSGAATSLFITQPTLTFNMRKLEETIGVPLFERSSRGVRLTRYGETLYENAQLMRRLYDNTMNAIADQQCGTERGLSVGSGYSWWSMFLKDMIIAYQKEFPKAPVQVSLGNQLRLMDQMLSGDISMFLAHEIDGLSSAIGTEFIPLTRVYNAFFVRAGHPLLGEKRSQAEVDAYPIVISSLAESRHERFFDPSRRRARVETVFDRATYAFRSNSLAACIDYTLATDAVLLHTHVLRDDFSSRGLMEVDQRGEPKRAVTGIYVLKERRGDERVEDLILRIQAAAHAVLPAFA, encoded by the coding sequence TTGGACAAACTTCTCAACCAGTTTCTGGCGGTGGCCGATGCGGGCACATTGAGCGGCGCTGCGACATCGCTGTTCATCACGCAGCCAACTCTCACCTTCAATATGCGCAAGCTGGAAGAAACCATTGGCGTGCCGCTGTTCGAACGGTCTTCGCGCGGCGTGCGGCTCACCCGCTATGGCGAAACGCTCTATGAGAACGCCCAGTTGATGCGCCGGCTCTATGACAACACGATGAACGCCATTGCCGACCAGCAATGCGGCACAGAGCGCGGCCTTTCGGTCGGCTCGGGCTATTCGTGGTGGAGCATGTTCCTCAAGGACATGATCATTGCCTATCAAAAGGAATTTCCCAAAGCTCCGGTGCAAGTGAGCCTGGGCAACCAATTGCGCCTCATGGACCAGATGCTCTCGGGCGACATCTCGATGTTCCTCGCCCATGAAATTGATGGATTGAGCTCAGCCATCGGCACCGAATTCATTCCGTTGACGCGGGTCTATAACGCTTTCTTCGTGCGTGCAGGCCATCCGCTCCTGGGAGAAAAGCGCAGCCAGGCCGAGGTGGATGCATACCCCATCGTCATCTCCTCGCTGGCGGAAAGTCGGCATGAAAGATTTTTCGATCCCTCGCGACGGCGTGCCCGGGTGGAAACAGTTTTTGATCGGGCGACCTATGCTTTCCGGTCCAATTCGCTCGCAGCCTGCATCGACTATACGCTGGCAACCGACGCGGTGCTGCTGCATACCCACGTCCTGCGCGACGACTTCAGCAGTCGTGGCCTGATGGAAGTAGACCAGCGCGGCGAGCCCAAGCGCGCGGTCACCGGCATCTATGTGCTCAAGGAACGTCGCGGCGACGAACGGGTGGAAGACCTGATCCTCCGCATCCAGGCAGCCGCCCACGCCGTTCTGCCCGCATTCGCCTAA